In one Hypomesus transpacificus isolate Combined female chromosome 18, fHypTra1, whole genome shotgun sequence genomic region, the following are encoded:
- the her9 gene encoding hairy-related 9 isoform X1 — protein sequence MPADTMEKPTGSPVAGAPATASHTPDKPKNASEHRKSSKPIMEKRRRARINESLGQLKTLILDALKKDSSRHSKLEKADILEMTVKHLRNLQRVQMTAALTADSTVLSKYRAGFNECMNEVTRFLSTSEGVNTEVRSRLLNHLSGCMGQMIAMNYPQQTQQQSHLAQPLHVQLPSTLPINSASMGSKLSPSEALSPKVFGGFQLVPATDGQFAFLIPNPAFSSATTPVIPLYANAGVPVTVNASPVHAGSAPTVASPVHGMTSFACVSQAVSPVGVNTGPENAEPVWRPW from the exons ATGCCAGCCGATACTATGGAGAAACCAACGGGCTCTCCCGTCGCCGGGGCCCCAGCCACTGCGTCCCACACCCCGGACAAACCCAAAAATGCCAGTGAGCATAGAAAG TCATCGAAACCAATTATGGAAAAACGTCGGAGAGCAAGGATTAACGAAAGCCTCGGACAACTGAAGACACTTATCCTCGATGCACTTAAGAAAGAT AGTTCCAGGCATTCTAAACTGGAGAAAGCCGATATTCTGGAGATGACAGTGAAGCACTTGAGGAACCTACAGCGGGTCCAGATGACCG CAGCGCTGACAGCCGATTCTACCGTCCTGAGTAAATACCGTGCGGGATTCAACGAATGCATGAACGAGGTCACCCGCTTCTTGTCCACCAGCGAGGGGGTGAACACGGAGGTGAGGTCGCGGCTCCTCAACCACCTGTCCGGCTGCATGGGGCAGATGATCGCCATGAACTATCCCCAGCAGACACAACAGCAGTCTCACCTCGCGCAGCCCCTCCACGTGCAGctaccctccaccctgcctatCAACAGTGCCTCCATGGGTTCCAAACTCAGCCCCTCCGAAGCCCTCTCCCCTAAAGTCTTCGGCGGGTTCCAGCTCGTGCCCGCCACGGATGGACAGTTCGCATTTCTCATTCCCAACCCCGCCTTCAGTTCCGCCACGACTCCCGTAATCCCTCTTTACGCGAACGCGGGTGTGCCTGTCACAGTGAACGCCAGCCCCGTCCATGCCGGCTCCGCTCCCACGGTAGCCTCCCCCGTCCACGGGATGACGTCATTCGCCTGTGTGTCTCAGGCTGTCAGCCCGGTTGGAGTGAACACTGGCCCGGAAAACGCGGAGCCCGTATGGCGCCCTTGGTAG
- the LOC124480436 gene encoding PGC-1 and ERR-induced regulator in muscle protein 1, with protein MDDFEYSVEISDRDWDCFFQECEECSLLSPALAGTDDSGMSDLDDLGSAQLSKALVEPNLGAAFLEDGRPSDGPPDRQGSPLPNYLSKYAVGVSENILSGSEEDVHLESVNRFFERLRSFTETGQCIEPGTTAVGKTEEAVKREEACSNGPPANLAALPANILEFNSQSAISETAAGKHTAVPDDSDCTTTGTDTGADFKMASERTHSEFQDEANKPFLDTELAIREEEWLVTTAHKPRKTRDEEDPSLDQSVCLDLPSAPGKSPQSSQTWVAKSMDDLRPGDDLVDQALLKRSPPLQEKPSVNLDVIPCDNEAEESKCVGLSCQLGASRVANQELSPAGNNKKKKRRRKRASMEPVETECSYERQVLANRSDSDEETRAFWAAEMSPLAKLSGDCCDGFMIEHIQPPQSLADDKDLSTPSYGGDNVTNLQPCSGSALQASIEFQECDGLSASCATCVGGEPASTGSLATSQTEHEPQVNNTKIKIPTNEPQQDIDRELMNVEDFTATGFISPKQDTLCVVTDSMVGLDTQGQSVGGEMQLKFTRPSLDFREIQKEAHTDLTLLSDKLLFPHRSSYHSEPDTGNSQTHYKEDTYQTVCPAHETDPMLVLPHVWKVDQQSSLKSPFSSLSAFKGNQNRVDESNITSSTVLPVSKHTDASPASSESPDTLITYCGTPPMADTSEITDRNKSQDICENDTELRAYSLVPTEDARARTGDGQVTGNTPDPNMTGYAMSSFWKDMEQMTINDILRFQGIGAVQHHVTPPDGVTAEPVEGVDSGYFGERGDSNPQLSGEVFNISSFDEDSNPITDADVGGVCPDSSGVLWESKHEPVEPGTETCSDHATLVKDLPQQIISGSPQKYYVKKMYKNRSMQNLPALESKPLGQSLKSRVLPTVITEEGEYDKELFNEEHTLRRDCRPDSLPPSSFSEQVNTKSYNFSITDIFRYFFTGSTSEPCQSDTDNMQTTAASYASGNSVAETYDHFFSDFEVDSFFYPLLEEGHNKNETVPIFSCSRTTNRNLQFPDAYDHFFPSSSSEDSSMESDEEDCESRAPIRVVSRFTLKDGEIQGASTGPDIYENFFSDWDQGGNVFWKNGLSLRNVRFPGSTYQRPTSDSLALVPVTYSNQTRKLVQRTIQPIKVLGNQAQPFLDPLLYNFSDRLVRQLAEQPLRHDDLQIAVANPRLDAPLLNVRQTDMCLVFIAFASWVLKSANPQVGDAWKAVLLANVSALSAIRYLRRHARKEEEEAGRGETLRHTPSM; from the exons ATGGATGACTTTGAATACAGCGTGGAGATCTCGGACCGCGACTGGGACTGTTTCTTCCAGGAGTGCGAGGAGtgctccctcctttctcccgcGTTGGCCGGAACGGACGACTCCGGCATGAGTGACCTCGACGATTTGGGGTCAGCTCAGTTGAGCAAGGCTCTCGTCGAACCCAACCTGGGAGCGGCCTTCCTGGAAGACGGACGTCCTTCCGACGGCCCCCCCGATCGCCAAGGGTCCCCCTTGCCGAATTACCTCAGCAAATATGCCGTTGGTGTTTCGGAGAATATCCTCTCGGGGAGCGAGGAGGATGTGCACCTGGAGTCTGTAAATAGGTTCTTTGAGAGGCTTAGGAGTTTTACGGAGACAGGGCAGTGTATTGAGCCCGGCACAACGGCAGTTGGAAAAACTGAAGAGGCagtgaagagggaggaggcgTGTAGCAACGGGCCGCCCGCCAACCTCGCTGCTTTGCCAGCAAACATCCTTGAGTTCAACTCCCAGTCTGCCATTAGTGAAACAGCAGCTGGGAAACACACGGCAGTGCCAGATGACTCCGACTGCACCACAACGGGTACAGATACCGGTGCTGATTTCAAAATGGCTTCTGAACGCACACACTCCGAGTTTCAGGATGAGGCAAACAAACCCTTTCTGGACACGGAGCTGGCcatcagagaggaggagtggttgGTGACGACGGCTCACAAACCAAGAAAGacgagggatgaggaggatcCGTCTCTTGACCAGAGTGTCTGCCTAGACCTGCCCTCTGCCCCTGGAAAGTCACCCCAGAGCTCACAGACATGGGTGGCTAAATCCATGGATGATCTGAGGCCTGGAGACGACTTGGTTGATCAGGCGCTGCTGAAGAGAAGCCCCCCCCTTCAGGAGAAGCCCTCAGTTAACCTCGATGTGATTCCTTGTGATAACGAGGCAGAGGAGAGCAAATGTGTTGGGTTGTCCTGCCAGCTGGGTGCGAGCAGAGTAGCCAACCAGGAGCTATCCCCGGCAGGTaacaacaagaagaagaagaggaggaggaaacgaGCTAGCATGGAGCCCGTGGAGACTGAGTGCAGTTACGAGAGGCAGGTATTAGCCAACCGTAGTGACTCGGACGAGGAAACGCGAGCATTCTGGGCAGCTGAAATGAGTCCTCTGGCTAAATTATCTGGAGATTGTTGCGATGGTTTTATGATTGAGCACATCCAACCTCCACAAAGTCTAGCTGATGACAAAGACCTGTCAACACCAAGCTATGGTGGTGATAACGTAACTAATTTACAGCCATGCAGCGGATCAGCATTACAAGCATCAATTGAATTCCAAGAATGTGACGGGTTGTCGGCCTCATGTGCCACCTGTGTTGGTGGTGAGCCAGCAAGTACTGGTAGCCTGGCAACAAGCCAGACAGAGCATGAGCCTCAAGtgaataatacaaaaataaaaataccaaCAAATGAGCCTCAACAGGACATAGATCGAGAATTGATGAATGTGGAGGATTTCACTGCCACAGGTTTTATTTCACCTAAACAAGACACTTTGTGTGTTGTTACGGACAGCATGGTTGGGTTAGACACACAGGGGCAGTCTGTGGGTGGGGAAATGCAGCTCAAGTTCACAAGACCTAGTTTAGACTTCAGGGAGATCCAAAAAGAGGCACATACTGATTTAACTCTGTTGTCTGACAAGTTATTGTTTCCTCACAGAAGCAGCTACCACTCAGAACCTGACACAGGAAACAGTCAAACACACTATAAAGAAGATACTTATCAGACTGTGTGCCCAGCGCATGAAACAGACCCCATGTTAGTACTTCCACATGTTTGGAAAGTTGATCAACAGAGCAGTTTAAAAAGTCCTTTCTCTAGTTTGTCTGCTTTCAAAGGCAACCAAAACAGAGTAGATGAGTCTAACATAACATCTTCAACAGTACTGCCAGTTTCAAAACACACCGATGCATCCCCTGCATCATCTGAAAGCCCTGATACATTGATCACGTACTGTGGTACCCCCCCGATGGCGGACACAAGTGAAATAACTGACAGAAACAAAAGCCAAGATATCTGTGAAAACGACACAGAGCTCAGAGCTTATTCACTGGTGCCCACAGAGGATGCCAGAGCAAGGACAGGGGATGGGCAGGTGACAGGGAACACACCCGACCCCAACATGACCGGGTACGCCATGTCCTCTTTCTGGAAGGATATGGAGCAAATGACGATCAACGACATCTTGCGTTTCCAAGGGATCGGCGCGGTCCAGCACCACGTTACCCCGCCAGACGGTGTGACGGCAGAGCCCGTGGAGGGTGTGGACTCTGGATATTTCGGTGAACGGGGGGATTCGAACCCTCAACTGTCCGGTGAAGTCTTCAACATCTCAAGTTTTGACGAAGATTCAAATCCAATCACTGATGCCGACGTGGGTGGTGTTTGTCCCGACTCTAGTGGCGTCTTGTGGGAAAGTAAGCATGAGCCTGTAGAACCGGGAACTGAGACGTGTTCTGATCATGCAACCCTCGTGAAGGATTTACCCCAGCAAATAATCTCTGGCAGTCCCCAAAAATACTACGTAAAGAAAATGTACAAAAACAGAAGTATGCAGAACTTGCCTGCTCTGGAGTCTAAACCTTTAGGTCAATCGCTTAAAAGTCGGGTTTTACCAACTGTCATCACCGAGGAAGGTGAATACGACAAGGAGCTTTTCAATGAAGAGCACACGCTGAGACGAGACTGCCGGCCCGACTCTTTACCTCCATCTTCTTTTTCTGAACAAGTCAACACAAAAAGCTACAACTTCTCTATCACAGATATATTCAGATATTTCTTTACAGGTTCAACATCCGAACCCTGTCAGTCTGACACAGACAACATGCAGACAACGGCCGCTTCCTACGCCAGTGGAAACTCAGTCGCTGAGACGTATGATCACTTCTTCTCAGACTTCGAGGTGGACAGCTTCTTCTACCCTCTCTTGGAGGAAGGACACAACAAAAACGAAACGGTGCCCATCTTTTCCTGCTCGCGAACCACCAACAGGAACCTCCAGTTCCCTGATGCCTACGACCATTTCttcccctcgtcctcctctgaAGATTCGTCCATGGAATCTGACGAGGAGGATTGCGAAAGCCGGGCGCCGATTCGCGTTGTGTCAAGGTTCACTCTTAAGGACGGTGAGATTCAAGGTGCTTCCACAGGACCAGATATTTATGAGAACTTCTTCTCTGACTGGGACCAGGGTGGGAATGTCTTCTGGAAAAATGGGCTTTCTTTAAGGAATGTCCGGTTTCCTGGGTCCACCTACCAGAGACCAACATCTGACTCCTTAGCTTTGGTACCTGTTACGTACAGTAATCAAACCAGGAAGTTAGTGCAGAGGACAATCCAACCAATCAAAGTACTTGGGAACCAAGCCCAGCCCTTCCTTGACCCTCTCTTGTACAACTTCAGTGACAGGCTCGTCAGACAGCTAGCCGAGCAGCCTTTGAGACACGATGACCTACAGATAGCCGTTGCTAATCCAA GGCTAGATGCTCCTCTGCTGAACGTCAGGCAGACGGACATGTGCTTGGTGTTCATCGCATTTGCCTCTTGGGTGCTGAAGTCTGCCAATCCACAAGTGGGAGACGCGTGGAAGGCCG TCCTGCTGGCCAACGTCAGTGCCCTGTCTGCCATCCGATACCTGAGGAGACACgccaggaaggaggaggaggaggcagggcgaGGGGAAACGCTGCGTCACACTCCTTCCATGTGA
- the her9 gene encoding hairy-related 9 isoform X2, which translates to MPADTMEKPTGSPVAGAPATASHTPDKPKNASEHRKSSKPIMEKRRRARINESLGQLKTLILDALKKDSSRHSKLEKADILEMTVKHLRNLQRVQMTALTADSTVLSKYRAGFNECMNEVTRFLSTSEGVNTEVRSRLLNHLSGCMGQMIAMNYPQQTQQQSHLAQPLHVQLPSTLPINSASMGSKLSPSEALSPKVFGGFQLVPATDGQFAFLIPNPAFSSATTPVIPLYANAGVPVTVNASPVHAGSAPTVASPVHGMTSFACVSQAVSPVGVNTGPENAEPVWRPW; encoded by the exons ATGCCAGCCGATACTATGGAGAAACCAACGGGCTCTCCCGTCGCCGGGGCCCCAGCCACTGCGTCCCACACCCCGGACAAACCCAAAAATGCCAGTGAGCATAGAAAG TCATCGAAACCAATTATGGAAAAACGTCGGAGAGCAAGGATTAACGAAAGCCTCGGACAACTGAAGACACTTATCCTCGATGCACTTAAGAAAGAT AGTTCCAGGCATTCTAAACTGGAGAAAGCCGATATTCTGGAGATGACAGTGAAGCACTTGAGGAACCTACAGCGGGTCCAGATGACCG CGCTGACAGCCGATTCTACCGTCCTGAGTAAATACCGTGCGGGATTCAACGAATGCATGAACGAGGTCACCCGCTTCTTGTCCACCAGCGAGGGGGTGAACACGGAGGTGAGGTCGCGGCTCCTCAACCACCTGTCCGGCTGCATGGGGCAGATGATCGCCATGAACTATCCCCAGCAGACACAACAGCAGTCTCACCTCGCGCAGCCCCTCCACGTGCAGctaccctccaccctgcctatCAACAGTGCCTCCATGGGTTCCAAACTCAGCCCCTCCGAAGCCCTCTCCCCTAAAGTCTTCGGCGGGTTCCAGCTCGTGCCCGCCACGGATGGACAGTTCGCATTTCTCATTCCCAACCCCGCCTTCAGTTCCGCCACGACTCCCGTAATCCCTCTTTACGCGAACGCGGGTGTGCCTGTCACAGTGAACGCCAGCCCCGTCCATGCCGGCTCCGCTCCCACGGTAGCCTCCCCCGTCCACGGGATGACGTCATTCGCCTGTGTGTCTCAGGCTGTCAGCCCGGTTGGAGTGAACACTGGCCCGGAAAACGCGGAGCCCGTATGGCGCCCTTGGTAG